The following proteins are encoded in a genomic region of Garra rufa chromosome 22, GarRuf1.0, whole genome shotgun sequence:
- the LOC141297458 gene encoding uncharacterized protein, with protein sequence MHRSGSITAEDSGSESVSLSGRSPSLLSITAASGDRYEDACVSFDKLRFQNKRDKKLPDADTGNSLSRPQTELRSVSSVSVRGAHQVNSQLSIPFSRREQSPIQTVFAPSGANGFNSLCYSVGAAANERVSELDSGSTLMSKTPPQPQSDGVSTLRACSPLLEKPLVPRIRDSAGGSFCEEGGNDGRVALRLGRSVRGQNSEREMARLAEMRAHKLSGTINSVSSVETFCAVSVEPPRSDQIRQHNRGGIYKSPRRHTFSSASQFGTETDCMGQETFSFITGNTRPGNNEYGGGSPVQGESSVRRMDTPPSGSGSVVEEIRPRGRRSLRIARKQSLPSILLASARRCAYGCGCSSVPMAKRTALRIPSAKSDHTNSKKGKTVRPLSHTDCPELAGETVADGDNSALSRPALASSAAQRPSLTSARGDISPRPGQSCSLGLARERLNLNATGLPPRVIETIQNARAASTRSAYDRKWNVFEQWCSHKRIVPFLCSVADVLCFLQELLDKGRAFSTVKVYLAAISACHMGIDNNTMGQHPLVCRFMRGARRLNRVSKPLIPPWDLSVVLNALSRAPFEPIDSSDLKLLSLKTALLLALSTAKRISELHALSVHNSCMQFAMDCSRVSLKTNPAFVPKVSDSALACNQVDLIAFHPPPFSSPEEERLHCLCPVRALRCYVNRTKTLRKSSQLFVSWANSHKGKPISRQRLSHWVVEAIIVGYNSRGLEAPGGLKAHSTRGLSTSWALFKGVSVPDICAAASWASPHTFVRFYRLDVTEPSLAHSVLSV encoded by the coding sequence ATGCATAGAAGCGGCTCTATCACCGCTGAGGACAGCGGGTCTGAGAGTGTCAGCTTATCTGGACGATCTCCTTCTCTGCTCTCCATCACGGCAGCAAGCGGAGACAGATACGAAGATGCTTGTGTCTCATTTGACAAGCTTAGGTTTCAAAATAAACGAGACAAAAAGCTGCCTGATGCCGACACAGGAAATAGTTTATCTAGGCCTCAGACTGAACTCAGATCAGTATCAAGCGTTTCTGTCAGAGGAGCGCATCAGGTCAATTCGCAGCTGTCTATCCCTTTTTCAAGAAGGGAGCAAAGTCCCATTCAGACTGTGTTTGCGCCTTCTGGGGCTAATGGCTTCAACAGTCTCTGTTATTCCGTTGGGGCTGCTGCGAATGAGAGAGTTTCAGAATTGGACAGCGGCTCAACACTTATGTCCAAAACGCCACCTCAACCGCAAAGTGACGGTGTCAGCACTTTGCGTGCGTGCTCTCCGTTACTGGAGAAACCGCTCGTTCCTCGAATCCGGGACTCCGCTGGGGGTAGTTTCTGTGAGGAAGGTGGTAACGACGGACGCGTCGCTCTCAGGCTGGGGCGCAGTGTGCGAGGGCAGAATAGCGAAAGGGAAATGGCCCGCCTCGCTGAAATGCGCGCACATAAATTATCTGGAACTATTAACAGTGTTTCTAGCGTTGAAACATTTTGTGCAGTTTCTGTGGAACCACCACGTTCTGATCAGATCAGACAACACAACCGCGGTGGCATATATAAATCGCCAAGGAGGCACACGTTCTCCTCGGCTTCACAGTTTGGCACAGAAACTGATTGTATGGGGCAGGAAACATTTTCATTCATTACGGGCAACACACGTCCCGGGAATAATGAATACGGGGGCGGATCTCCTGTCCAGGGGGAATCCTCGGTACGGAGAATGGACACTCCACCCTCAGGTAGTGGGTCAGTTGTGGAAGAGATTCGGCCGCGCGGCCGTAGATCTCTTCGCATCGCACGAAAACAATCGCTGCCCTCTATTCTTCTCGCTAGCGCGAGACGGTGCGCCTATGGGTGTGGATGCTCTAGCGTACCCATGGCCAAACGTACTGCTTTACGCATTCCCTCCGCTAAGTCTGATCATACCAACTCTAAGAAGGGTAAAACAGTACGGCCACTCAGTCATACTGATTGCCCCGAACTGGCCGGGGAAACTGTGGCTGACGGAGATAACTCAGCTCTTAGTCGACCAGCCCTGGCCTCTTCCGCTGCGCAGAGACCTTCTCTCACAAGCGCGCGGGGAGATATTTCACCCCGCCCCGGACAAAGTTGCTCTTTGGGCTTGGCCCGTGAAAGGTTGAACCTAAATGCTACAGGGCTACCCCCGAGGGTGATTGAAACAATTCAGAACGCGAGGGCTGCCTCGACGCGCTCTGCCTACGATAGAAAATGGAATGTTTTCGAGCAATGGTGCTCGCATAAGCGCATTGTCCCTTTTCTCTGTTCGGTCGCAGATGTGTTATGTTTTCTGCAAGAACTTCTGGATAAAGGTAGAGCTTTTTCTACCGTTAAGGTGTATCTTGCGGCGATATCAGCATGTCATATGGGTATTGATAATAACACTATGGGTCAACACCCTTTGGTATGCAGATTTATGAGAGGTGCACGGCGTTTGAACAGAGTGTCAAAACCTCTGATTCCGCCATGGGACCTGTCTGTGGTCCTTAACGCACTATCTCGTGCACCTTTTGAACCTATAGACAGCAGCGATCTAAAGCTCCTTTCGCTAAAGACCGCTTTATTACTGGCTCTGTCAACTGCAAAACGGATTAGTGAACTGCATGCTTTGTCGGTTCATAACTCCTGTATGCAGTTCGCTATGGATTGCTCGAGAGTGTCGCTCAAGACCAATCCAGCGTTTGTGCCTAAGGTGAGTGATTCAGCTCTAGCCTGTAATCAAGTGGATTTAATTGCTTTTCATCCGCCTCCTTTTTCGTCACCAGAAGAAGAGCGGCTTCATTGTTTGTGCCCTGTCCGTGCGTTGCGTTGCTATGTAAACAGAACGAAAACGCTGCGGAAGAGTAGTCAGTTATTTGTCTCATGGGCTAATTCTCATAAGGGTAAACCTATTTCCCGGCAGCGCCTGTCCCACTGGGTAGTTGAAGCTATTATAGTGGGATATAACAGCAGGGGTCTTGAGGCACCAGGGGGTCTTAAAGCCCATAGTACCCGAGGGTTGTCCACCTCGTGGGCGTTGTTTAAGGGCGTTTCAGTTCCAGACATTTGTGCTGCGGCGAGTTGGGCTTCGCCACACACTTTTGTCAGATTTTACAGGTTGGACGTTACAGAGCCGTCCTTGGCTCATTCCGTCCTAAgtgtgtaa